A genome region from Nicotiana tabacum cultivar K326 chromosome 13, ASM71507v2, whole genome shotgun sequence includes the following:
- the LOC107802346 gene encoding uncharacterized protein LOC107802346 has protein sequence MKPSGFVSLLKDSKIRRSCFCALFPTVSLLCLILLLGSDFVADHKEKSLQWKLEKVRSSCENQCRPNGSEPLPEGIIARTSNLERRPLWGYPEKKEPSKYLFAAAVGIKQKETVNEMVQKFLSSDFVVMLFHYDGIVDGWRSFKWSNSVIHISALNQTKWWFAKRFLHPDIVDEYSYIFLWDEDLGVENFNPKRYISIVRDEGLEISQPALDIGKSEVHHQITARGRRSRVHRRTYKAGDTGIQCDYTSTAPPCTGWIEVMAPVFSRAAWRCVWYMIQNDLIHAWGLDMQLGYCAQGDRTKNIGVVDAEYIVHYGLPTLGEPEKKKNLTVGGENITSLGKQAPSQPSTLNFRVEVRRQSYNEYKIFRRRWKQAVEEDKCWTDPYPESVK, from the exons ATGAAGCCCTCAGGTTTT GTGTCACTACTCAAAGATTCAAAAATCAGGAGATCATGTTTCTGTGCCCTTTTTCCTACAGTTTCCCTGTTGTGTCTGATTCTCTTGTTAGGGAGTGACTTTGTAGCAGATCATAAAGAG AAAAGTTTGCAATGGAAGCTGGAGAAAGTGCGAAGCTCATGTGAG AATCAATGCAGGCCTAATGGAAGTGAGCCATTACCTGAAGGTATTATTGCTAGGACCTCTAACTTGGAAAGACGGCCCTTATGGGGTTATCCAGAG AAAAAGGAGCCTTCAAAGTACTTGTTTGCAGCAGCTGTTGGGATAAAGCAAAAGGAAACAGTAAATGAGATGGTACAAAAG TTTCTGTCAAGTGATTTTGTGGTGATGCTTTTTCACTACGATGGTATTGTCGATGGATGGAGGAGTTTTAAATGGAGTAACAGTGTGATACACATCTCAGCTTTGAACCAAACAAAATG GTGGTTTGCAAAACGATTCTTGCATCCAGATATAGTTGATGAGTACAGTTATATCTTCCTCTGGGATGAAGACCTTGGAGTAGAAAATTTTAATCCGAAACG ATATATATCTATTGTGAGAGATGAAGGTCTTGAGATTTCACAACCAGCACTAGATATTGGAAAATCAGAGGTGCATCATCAGATTACTGCTCGTGGGAGGAGATCAAGAGTGCACAG AAGGACTTATAAGGCTGGCGATACTGGCATTCAGTGCGACTATACCAGTACGGCTCCTCCTTGTACAGG GTGGATAGAAGTAATGGCTCCTGTTTTTTCAAGAGCTGCTTGGCGCTGCGTGTGGTATATGATCCAG AATGACTTGATCCATGCTTGGGGTTTGGACATGCAGCTTGGTTACTGTGCGCAG GGAGACCGGACTAAAAATATTGGGGTTGTCGATGCTGAATACATTGTTCATTATGGCCTTCCAACACTAGgagagcctgaaaagaag AAGAATTTGACAGTGGGTGGAGAAAACATCACAAGCCTTGGAAAACAA GCACCATCTCAACCCAGCACTCTCAATTTCAGAGTTGAA GTGAGAAGACAATCCTACAACGAGTATAAGATATTCAGACGACGATGGAAACAGGCAGTCGAGGAGGACAAGTGTTGGACGGATCCTTATCCGGAGTCAGTGAAGTAA